In Nocardioides cavernae, a single genomic region encodes these proteins:
- the pepN gene encoding aminopeptidase N — protein MTLSTLTKHEAKTRSDLLEVQRYDIEVDTTGLLEGEVWRSTSTIAFTCSAPGATTFVDVAMDVVRATLNGEDVDVSAAAGGRLPLPALAADNVLVVEASTTNTATGEGILRTVDPTDKLVYVWTSLEPDEARRVWACFDQPDLKAPHRFVVTAPSSWLVTSNGAPESVEDAEADDARVWTFPDTPRLSTYVVVVNAGPFHEVRQQHDGYDLGFYCRQSLVPILERDLDEMVTLTRQGLAFFGERFGYPFPQERYDQVFVPNLGGAMENWGCVTYGDGQLFRTPPTHAQRAVRAEFIFHEMAHMWFGDLVTMQWWDDLWLNEAFASWAANWGMAGASEFTEQWATFLAAFKRTAYEMDMSPARHPIRSDVPDVSSAMSNFDAITYVKGQSVLHQLVAYIGEDAFVEGLRDYFSRYAFSNTRLDDLMDCYSRASGRDLSAWTKAWLDEAGTDVISLVDGELVVETTDDQEPRPHRLDVAVFDASGDALVPVGRSSHEVTGRRTPIDLPEGDLRLVNAGDYTFAAVKPDPTSLRLMLERVQQLDDPLDRALVAATAGQLLLLGDVAPRDVSSALTRALSTETSPALVEPFLGQALQVADRWAPADESPGLLAALADAVVGLVDVPDARQAALRTLAASASTDEHWSVLQAAADRATDLDLAWRMAVRRAELGDYDEDVVRRLLESDPDPDAGMRRLAVLAARPDVEAKEEVWRAFFVDYAVPASRETLVLGSTFWRPGQAELLAPFAHRYLEELHTLKGGLLNQGLTIRAMYPLGAGDESFLAAAEAAADDTSLIAYARNQLRANSFVLGRVLQARRL, from the coding sequence ATGACGTTGTCGACCCTCACCAAGCACGAAGCGAAGACCCGGTCGGACCTCCTCGAGGTCCAGCGCTACGACATCGAGGTGGACACGACCGGCCTGCTCGAGGGCGAGGTGTGGCGCTCCACCAGCACCATCGCCTTCACGTGCTCCGCGCCCGGCGCGACCACGTTCGTCGACGTCGCGATGGACGTGGTCCGAGCGACCCTCAACGGCGAGGACGTCGACGTCTCCGCCGCGGCCGGCGGTCGCCTGCCGCTCCCCGCGCTCGCGGCCGACAACGTCCTGGTCGTGGAGGCGAGCACCACCAACACGGCCACCGGCGAGGGCATCCTGCGCACGGTCGACCCGACCGACAAGCTGGTCTACGTCTGGACCAGCCTCGAGCCCGACGAGGCGCGCCGCGTGTGGGCCTGCTTCGACCAGCCCGACCTCAAGGCTCCCCACCGCTTCGTCGTGACCGCGCCGTCGTCGTGGCTGGTCACCTCCAACGGCGCGCCCGAGTCGGTCGAGGACGCGGAGGCCGACGACGCTCGGGTGTGGACGTTCCCCGACACGCCGCGCCTGTCGACGTACGTCGTCGTGGTCAACGCGGGTCCGTTCCACGAGGTGCGGCAGCAGCACGACGGCTACGACCTGGGCTTCTACTGCCGCCAGTCGCTCGTGCCGATCCTCGAGCGCGACCTCGACGAGATGGTGACCCTGACGCGGCAGGGCCTCGCGTTCTTCGGTGAGCGGTTCGGCTACCCGTTCCCGCAGGAGCGCTACGACCAGGTCTTCGTGCCCAACCTCGGCGGCGCGATGGAGAACTGGGGCTGCGTCACCTACGGCGACGGCCAGCTGTTCCGCACTCCCCCGACCCACGCGCAGCGCGCGGTCCGGGCGGAGTTCATCTTCCACGAGATGGCGCACATGTGGTTCGGCGACCTCGTGACGATGCAGTGGTGGGACGACCTCTGGCTCAACGAGGCGTTCGCCTCCTGGGCGGCCAACTGGGGCATGGCGGGGGCGAGCGAGTTCACCGAGCAGTGGGCCACCTTCCTCGCCGCCTTCAAGCGCACCGCCTACGAGATGGACATGAGCCCGGCTCGCCACCCCATCCGCAGCGACGTGCCCGACGTGTCGTCGGCGATGTCCAACTTCGACGCCATCACCTACGTCAAGGGCCAGAGCGTGCTGCACCAGCTCGTCGCCTACATCGGCGAGGACGCGTTCGTCGAGGGCCTGCGCGACTACTTCAGCCGCTACGCCTTCTCCAACACCCGCCTCGACGACCTGATGGACTGCTACTCGCGGGCCTCGGGTCGCGACCTGTCGGCCTGGACCAAGGCGTGGCTCGACGAGGCCGGCACCGACGTGATCTCGCTGGTCGACGGCGAGCTCGTCGTGGAGACGACCGACGACCAGGAGCCCCGGCCCCACCGCCTCGACGTGGCCGTCTTCGACGCCTCGGGTGACGCCCTGGTCCCGGTCGGCCGCTCCTCGCACGAGGTGACCGGTCGGCGCACCCCGATCGACCTGCCCGAGGGCGACCTCCGCCTGGTCAACGCGGGTGACTACACGTTCGCCGCCGTGAAGCCCGACCCGACCTCGTTGCGGCTGATGCTCGAGCGCGTCCAGCAGCTCGACGACCCGCTCGACCGGGCGCTCGTCGCCGCCACCGCCGGCCAGCTGCTGCTGCTCGGCGACGTCGCCCCTCGCGACGTGTCGAGCGCACTCACCCGCGCCCTGTCGACGGAGACCAGCCCGGCGCTCGTCGAGCCCTTCCTGGGCCAGGCGCTCCAGGTCGCCGACAGGTGGGCGCCGGCCGACGAGTCCCCCGGCCTGCTGGCCGCGCTGGCCGACGCCGTGGTCGGGCTCGTCGACGTGCCCGACGCCCGCCAGGCGGCGCTGCGCACGCTCGCGGCGTCCGCCTCCACCGACGAGCACTGGTCGGTCCTGCAGGCGGCCGCCGACCGGGCGACCGACCTCGACCTGGCCTGGCGGATGGCGGTGCGCCGCGCCGAGCTCGGCGACTACGACGAGGACGTCGTACGCCGTCTGCTCGAGTCCGACCCCGACCCGGACGCCGGCATGCGCCGCCTCGCGGTGCTCGCCGCCCGTCCCGACGTGGAGGCCAAGGAGGAGGTGTGGCGGGCGTTCTTCGTCGACTACGCCGTGCCGGCCAGCCGGGAGACCCTCGTGCTGGGGTCGACGTTCTGGCGTCCCGGTCAGGCCGAGCTGCTCGCGCCGTTCGCGCACCGCTACCTCGAGGAGCTGCACACGCTCAAGGGCGGGCTCCTCAACCAGGGGCTCACCATCCGCGCGATGTACCCCCTCGGTGCGGGCGACGAGTCGTTCCTCGCCGCCGCCGAGGCCGCGGCCGACGACACCAGCCTGATCGCCTACGCCCGCAACCAGCTCCGCGCGAACTCGTTCGTCCTCGGCCGGGTCCTGCAGGCCCGCCGCCTCTGA